A single window of Metallosphaera hakonensis JCM 8857 = DSM 7519 DNA harbors:
- a CDS encoding CBS domain-containing protein, with product MGIVREFAVLRPYDTLLYASKLMVLEHVPKSIVVDEKGSPVGVITQKDIIKFVYQMGEERPMENVMLSEVMRKDVTCVSPNIDPFDAAQIMIDKKQPLLAVCNEEEKAIGIIIKSDLSNFYASQVRGLQRVKDFMSSPVVTIEPTTKLDEAVEKLVQSNLSRLVVFTPGKVQGVVTTTDLLYMAAALKYRDLKIEVRDVMSPNVIVVDGNEDMANAARLMASRKIKGIPVMEKDGKLGGIVTTTDVVRAMMDQSVKKYLYEIKMYTSTF from the coding sequence ATGGGAATTGTACGTGAGTTCGCGGTACTAAGACCTTACGATACGCTTCTTTACGCCTCTAAATTGATGGTCTTGGAACACGTCCCGAAGTCAATAGTAGTCGATGAAAAAGGATCTCCTGTAGGTGTAATAACTCAGAAGGACATAATTAAATTCGTTTACCAAATGGGAGAAGAAAGACCGATGGAAAACGTGATGCTGTCCGAGGTCATGCGAAAGGACGTTACATGTGTTAGCCCCAACATAGATCCGTTTGATGCTGCTCAGATAATGATAGATAAAAAACAACCCCTATTGGCCGTATGTAACGAAGAGGAGAAAGCAATTGGAATAATAATTAAAAGTGATCTGAGCAATTTCTATGCTTCTCAAGTTAGGGGTCTTCAGAGAGTTAAGGATTTCATGAGCTCTCCAGTAGTCACAATTGAGCCCACAACAAAATTAGATGAGGCAGTCGAAAAACTTGTTCAAAGTAACCTCAGTAGGTTAGTGGTCTTCACTCCTGGTAAGGTACAGGGAGTAGTTACGACTACGGATCTTCTTTATATGGCTGCAGCTCTGAAGTATAGAGATCTAAAAATAGAGGTTAGAGACGTGATGAGCCCAAACGTTATTGTAGTGGATGGAAACGAAGACATGGCTAACGCAGCTAGACTAATGGCTTCAAGAAAGATAAAGGGCATCCCAGTAATGGAGAAAGATGGTAAACTTGGGGGGATAGTAACTACAACGGACGTAGTGAGGGCAATGATGGATCAAAGTGTAAAGAAATACCTTTACGAGATTAAGATGTATACATCAACGTTTTAA
- a CDS encoding class I SAM-dependent methyltransferase → MTIFDDPDGYRRWYISHNVTYENERKAVEQFKLRDCLDIGSGPSIFHESMGGNIISLDISEFVLQRIEGDKVQADAHYLPFRDGAFPCIFTSVTICFMDKLEEFMREVERVTKDHFVGCIVKADSSWGQFYTELGKKGHKYYSHAHFITGEEFVKLVNKFFEIDRIVSTLRYNPNGTEVPETPQEGGDGAFVCVKGVKRGSRI, encoded by the coding sequence ATGACGATATTTGATGATCCTGATGGTTATCGCAGATGGTACATATCTCATAACGTAACATATGAGAACGAAAGGAAAGCAGTGGAGCAGTTTAAACTCAGGGATTGTCTAGATATAGGATCAGGGCCATCCATATTTCACGAAAGTATGGGAGGTAATATAATATCTCTTGATATCTCTGAGTTCGTACTTCAAAGAATTGAAGGCGATAAGGTACAGGCCGACGCCCATTATCTCCCTTTCAGAGATGGAGCGTTTCCATGTATTTTTACGTCTGTGACGATTTGTTTCATGGATAAATTGGAGGAGTTCATGAGAGAAGTGGAACGCGTTACGAAGGATCACTTCGTTGGATGCATAGTTAAAGCCGATTCCAGTTGGGGGCAGTTCTACACCGAGCTTGGTAAGAAGGGACACAAGTACTACTCTCACGCTCACTTTATCACGGGAGAGGAGTTCGTTAAGTTAGTGAACAAATTCTTCGAAATTGATAGAATTGTCTCCACTCTGCGCTATAATCCAAATGGGACGGAGGTTCCTGAGACCCCTCAAGAAGGTGGCGATGGAGCTTTTGTATGCGTAAAGGGTGTGAAGAGAGGTTCTAGAATTTAG
- the herA gene encoding DNA double-strand break repair helicase HerA, translating into MIVGYVIGEASPQEALVLAEKPVRVGRYVVLEYDGVKVLGLITSVTRGSPLLDLTINDIKIVQKLKNLDTSIPQFVRADVKLLHEINSGMIPDLPPGPGTPVRFAEEDELRDIFSEGDIVIGSVIGMNIPVKIKVNSLSRHLAILAATGSGKSNTVAVLSQSIASIGGSVVIFDYHGEYYDSDIRPLNTIVPNLNPLHLQPREFATLLEIRPNATIQYRFLRNAFVNYVKEVKEKLKDGNVDYEELNTNFVKHIEDKIDEIASSEKQRQQKDAADEVKNKLEEFVDRFGGTINLTVPDITSRIKPASVNVVDISHMDEEAMDAVVSHYLRRLLDSRKEFRHRGTGLGFPVVAVIEESHVFISKNQDTLTKYYASKIAREGRKFGVSMVIVSQRPKGLDETILSQMTNKIILRMVEPTDKKYVLEASDNLTEDLVEQLSSLGIGEAIIIGNLVRLPAFVKISKFTGKLGGSDPDIKGEWSTFLNPNRIGEEFG; encoded by the coding sequence GTGATCGTAGGTTACGTAATAGGGGAGGCCTCTCCCCAGGAGGCGTTGGTTCTCGCTGAGAAACCGGTTCGGGTTGGCAGGTATGTTGTTCTCGAGTACGATGGGGTAAAGGTTCTGGGACTCATTACCTCCGTGACTAGGGGTAGTCCTCTACTTGATCTAACAATAAATGACATCAAAATTGTTCAAAAACTTAAGAACCTGGATACGTCCATTCCGCAATTCGTGAGGGCTGACGTGAAACTCCTTCACGAGATTAATTCGGGTATGATACCAGATTTACCGCCAGGTCCAGGGACCCCAGTGAGGTTCGCAGAGGAGGATGAGCTAAGGGACATTTTCTCAGAGGGAGACATAGTAATAGGTTCTGTTATAGGGATGAACATACCGGTAAAGATAAAGGTTAACTCCTTATCTCGGCATTTGGCCATTCTTGCAGCTACAGGTAGCGGAAAATCCAACACCGTGGCTGTCCTCTCGCAATCCATCGCCTCCATAGGCGGATCAGTGGTAATATTTGATTATCACGGCGAGTATTACGACTCCGATATAAGGCCTTTAAATACTATCGTTCCTAATCTAAATCCTTTACATCTTCAACCGAGAGAATTTGCAACACTTTTAGAAATTAGACCCAACGCTACTATACAGTACAGATTTTTAAGGAATGCTTTCGTCAATTATGTTAAAGAAGTAAAAGAAAAACTCAAAGATGGCAACGTCGATTACGAAGAGCTCAATACTAATTTTGTCAAGCACATCGAGGATAAAATTGATGAAATTGCGTCGAGCGAGAAGCAGAGACAACAAAAGGACGCCGCAGATGAAGTAAAAAACAAGCTCGAGGAATTCGTGGACAGATTTGGGGGTACAATAAATCTCACCGTCCCAGATATAACGTCTAGGATTAAGCCGGCTTCTGTTAATGTTGTGGATATAAGCCACATGGACGAGGAAGCCATGGATGCCGTTGTCTCTCATTACTTAAGAAGACTATTGGACAGCAGAAAAGAGTTTAGACATAGGGGAACGGGTTTAGGTTTTCCAGTTGTTGCGGTTATAGAGGAATCGCACGTTTTCATATCAAAGAATCAAGATACATTAACAAAATACTATGCCTCTAAGATTGCTAGGGAGGGAAGAAAATTTGGAGTCAGTATGGTTATAGTTAGCCAAAGACCTAAGGGATTGGATGAAACCATTCTTAGCCAAATGACTAACAAAATCATCTTAAGAATGGTTGAGCCCACTGATAAAAAATACGTTCTTGAGGCCAGCGATAATTTAACGGAGGACCTGGTGGAGCAACTTTCATCGCTCGGAATCGGGGAGGCTATAATTATAGGAAACTTGGTCAGGCTTCCCGCTTTCGTTAAGATATCTAAGTTCACAGGTAAGCTTGGTGGATCGGATCCTGACATCAAGGGAGAATGGAGCACCTTCCTAAACCCCAATAGGATTGGGGAAGAGTTCGGGTGA
- a CDS encoding peroxiredoxin yields the protein MEVGKPAPDFEAESSKGKIKLSDLRGKIVVLYFYPKSFTPGCTREIQRFAELHDKFTELGAEVIGVSVDSVETQKRFSEKYNARFPVVSDKEKKISISYGVLNEKGTSAQRVTFIIDKDGTIKSVLSGLKKAEDHADKALEIIKKL from the coding sequence CTGGAAGTGGGTAAACCTGCCCCTGATTTTGAGGCAGAAAGCTCCAAGGGGAAGATTAAACTTTCGGATCTGAGAGGGAAAATTGTTGTCCTCTACTTCTATCCAAAGTCCTTCACTCCAGGTTGTACCAGGGAAATCCAGAGATTTGCGGAGCTTCATGATAAGTTTACGGAGCTTGGAGCTGAGGTTATAGGCGTAAGCGTTGACTCTGTGGAAACTCAGAAAAGGTTCAGCGAGAAGTATAACGCTCGTTTCCCTGTGGTATCGGATAAGGAAAAGAAGATCTCAATTTCCTACGGTGTCCTAAACGAGAAGGGGACGAGCGCCCAAAGAGTCACGTTCATAATTGATAAAGACGGGACGATAAAGTCTGTACTAAGTGGACTAAAGAAGGCAGAGGACCACGCTGATAAAGCTCTTGAAATAATTAAGAAATTATAA
- the nurA gene encoding DNA double-strand break repair nuclease NurA has product MIDRVYQELVAHRTDLVGRLNIFQDDLDKKFQAIVKNNWKEITPSSTTKKKMVAVDGGEFVKEMRTGALFILNGEALIIEGVNVLDTDQEVKTGVFRPGNKAKDRAGELMAVMELKLALANGAKGDWILVDGSLKKKLGEVKPLETNFEFVEGEIKGLEQEDEDIMLSHLIFEKQVYLTELIKRYGSKVVWISKVSRSRDLFHHDLSDVTLLETFTSSPGFSTTKCRPIVRGEIEGGDPRKDLEKVEVCSFYARLDKDENVLRFDIIGRSDEQFIQQLLSDLQSVSVKGYPYPLVRVHYDVKVSSRDRKRIIEILNLKRKRSVDWWPGQFY; this is encoded by the coding sequence ATGATAGATAGAGTTTATCAAGAGCTAGTCGCCCATAGGACTGACCTAGTGGGGAGGTTGAATATTTTCCAGGATGATCTGGATAAAAAATTTCAGGCAATCGTTAAAAACAACTGGAAAGAGATCACCCCCTCCTCTACGACAAAGAAAAAAATGGTAGCAGTGGACGGTGGGGAGTTTGTAAAAGAGATGAGAACTGGAGCTCTGTTCATACTTAATGGAGAGGCCCTGATCATTGAGGGAGTGAACGTCTTAGATACCGACCAAGAAGTTAAAACTGGAGTTTTTAGACCAGGCAATAAGGCCAAGGATAGGGCTGGAGAGCTCATGGCCGTGATGGAGTTGAAGCTAGCCTTAGCCAATGGGGCAAAGGGTGATTGGATCTTAGTTGATGGCAGTCTTAAGAAGAAACTAGGAGAAGTGAAACCGTTGGAGACGAACTTTGAGTTTGTTGAAGGAGAGATAAAGGGGTTGGAGCAGGAGGACGAAGATATTATGCTCTCACATTTGATATTTGAAAAACAGGTGTATTTGACCGAACTAATAAAGAGATATGGATCAAAGGTCGTATGGATCTCAAAGGTCAGCAGATCAAGGGACCTGTTCCACCACGACCTTTCAGACGTTACCCTATTGGAGACCTTCACAAGTAGCCCAGGTTTCTCCACAACTAAGTGTAGGCCTATCGTGAGAGGAGAAATTGAGGGTGGAGATCCAAGAAAGGATCTAGAGAAGGTAGAGGTGTGTAGCTTTTACGCACGATTAGATAAAGATGAGAACGTTTTAAGATTTGACATAATAGGGAGGTCAGATGAACAGTTTATACAACAACTATTGAGTGACCTTCAGTCGGTTTCAGTTAAGGGGTATCCATACCCTCTAGTCAGGGTTCATTACGATGTAAAGGTGTCAAGCAGAGATAGGAAAAGGATAATTGAGATATTAAATCTCAAGAGAAAGAGAAGTGTAGATTGGTGGCCCGGACAGTTCTATTAA
- the mre11 gene encoding DNA double-strand break repair protein Mre11: MLLLHISDTHLGSRRYDKEFREQDVFDVFTQLVEIAVKEHVKAVIHSGDLFDVYKPGNKALKFFVDSTKPLRDKGIHFINIPGDHDTPKVKEELYPQRLLGESLGLIKVIMGDQGPKFIELNEDGLRVKIYGIRHMSNVYKDALQELLSSIKPDGDRNVLMLHQGIREFLPYDESWQLELGSLPSGFQYYACGHLHSRRLHNLPGGGKLAISGSPEIIREEEIKGWSELGKGAFLIDLSKKEAEVLPLNVKVRLQKVININVDSVEQDIANIRRSIESEMLENNLIDSKKRPILHVVLKGDSIKRGTAIKKLASLQDFAEFYRIYKDETEDPRKPVDAPDNAGTVRELMESYLRSQGYNDDEVKLVLEIIEKHDSDEADELLRKFAELRK; encoded by the coding sequence ATGCTCCTACTTCACATATCCGATACCCATCTAGGGAGTAGGAGATATGACAAGGAGTTCAGGGAGCAGGACGTTTTCGATGTTTTCACTCAGCTAGTGGAGATAGCTGTCAAGGAACACGTGAAGGCAGTAATTCATTCTGGGGACCTCTTTGACGTATACAAGCCCGGTAATAAGGCGCTGAAGTTCTTTGTTGACAGCACTAAACCCTTAAGGGATAAGGGCATACACTTCATCAACATTCCTGGGGATCATGATACCCCTAAGGTTAAAGAAGAGTTGTATCCCCAGCGGTTGTTAGGCGAATCTTTGGGCTTAATCAAGGTAATAATGGGAGATCAGGGACCGAAATTCATCGAGCTGAATGAGGATGGGCTTAGGGTTAAGATATATGGAATTAGACACATGAGCAATGTGTACAAGGATGCTCTACAAGAACTGCTATCCTCCATTAAGCCAGACGGAGACAGAAACGTATTAATGCTCCACCAAGGTATCAGGGAGTTCCTACCCTACGATGAGTCATGGCAGTTGGAACTGGGTTCATTACCTTCAGGCTTCCAGTACTACGCTTGCGGACACTTACACTCACGGAGGCTTCATAATTTGCCCGGTGGAGGTAAACTCGCAATATCTGGTTCCCCTGAAATCATAAGGGAGGAAGAGATAAAGGGCTGGAGCGAGTTAGGTAAGGGGGCTTTCCTAATAGATCTTAGCAAAAAGGAAGCTGAGGTGTTACCATTGAATGTTAAGGTAAGACTCCAGAAAGTCATTAACATAAACGTTGATTCGGTGGAGCAGGATATTGCCAATATTAGAAGATCTATTGAAAGCGAAATGCTGGAAAATAACTTAATAGATTCTAAGAAAAGGCCTATACTTCACGTTGTCCTGAAAGGAGATTCAATCAAGAGGGGTACAGCGATTAAGAAACTGGCAAGTCTCCAGGATTTCGCTGAATTTTATAGAATCTACAAAGATGAGACAGAGGATCCCAGAAAACCCGTTGATGCCCCTGATAATGCAGGCACTGTGCGCGAATTGATGGAATCTTATCTAAGATCTCAGGGTTATAATGATGATGAGGTAAAACTGGTTCTTGAGATCATAGAGAAACACGATTCTGACGAGGCTGACGAACTCTTAAGGAAGTTTGCGGAGTTGAGAAAATGA
- a CDS encoding AAA family ATPase produces MRVDKVKLINFLSHDETTVTFKGDINVIIGHNGAGKSSIIDAINFALFKATRGKIDDMVKRGKASALVELELKMGNSLVKIQRSIPSRKELLFINDKLIARSAKEVNKKVEELGLDSRVVLTTMIVRQGEIENIFENLSDILKKVMMIDNLEKLTESNGRIRSIIMEYDAKIKASQDSEKRLKELREERDSKDKEILNLEQLIRKLDDELSALKQEESRLATEVNQLQEKAKIFHGLKTGLDRVERELSKLDQERKDLANIPQEIERLEKRQRKLKEIVEKKPDIIDLENAEKSLKDLNNRLKKLVQERDKIHADLKKKKELERFHIEYEKYKKNYDELKHIHEDFISTSRSLSDKRKSLNEIETKLRALPVTRKIDEIQKEIEEISQKINDLNTNMGAINSELDQIGKSMNALISAKEDKCPVCGGPLDELHKKQLLEQYNSREKELKERLKGLKEIQDSLQERMRRLNLELKNAQNNQSKAENYKEQISNLSREISELQEKVNRLQSLEEKYREASDKLKELDSSEREYLSLLGVNEEELDRREEEIATINHEIEEVSAKIQQLSSRLGGLTREDIGKAEKELRDLEWALSELIRKKGRVEQISERIESLLKQRDELRKEIEDLSFDQLELDRKRKDRDALRVQIETLQRDIGEKRGKLHEIIERRKQLESEITELTEKVKQVQDLSRAKERLEKLRRILSEGGLQSYLISTLKGRIENNLNDIMSMFNMSFARVILTFQESRSLSGKIDIQALDQNGQSLPIGMLSGGEKIAIALGLRLAIARSLMGSLGFMILDEPTIHLDSQRRAELLSVIQESMRVVPQIIVVTHDEEVLRIAEYVIRVEKVGGKSEVIEGVNQ; encoded by the coding sequence ATGAGGGTAGATAAGGTAAAATTAATCAATTTCTTGAGTCATGATGAAACCACAGTCACGTTCAAGGGTGATATCAACGTTATAATTGGACATAACGGCGCAGGTAAGAGCTCCATCATCGACGCAATTAACTTTGCGTTGTTCAAGGCCACCCGAGGGAAAATTGATGACATGGTAAAGAGGGGGAAAGCTTCGGCTCTAGTGGAACTTGAACTGAAGATGGGAAACTCCCTAGTGAAGATTCAGCGCTCTATCCCATCAAGGAAAGAGTTGCTGTTCATCAATGATAAGCTAATAGCTAGATCTGCCAAAGAAGTAAACAAGAAAGTCGAGGAATTGGGCTTAGATAGCAGGGTAGTCCTTACCACGATGATCGTAAGACAGGGGGAAATAGAGAATATTTTTGAAAATTTATCCGATATTCTTAAAAAAGTCATGATGATAGATAACTTAGAGAAACTCACTGAATCCAATGGAAGGATTAGGTCTATCATTATGGAATATGACGCTAAGATAAAAGCTTCTCAAGATTCCGAGAAAAGACTGAAGGAACTAAGAGAGGAAAGAGACAGTAAAGACAAGGAAATTTTAAACCTGGAGCAATTAATAAGGAAACTTGACGATGAATTATCCGCTCTTAAGCAGGAGGAGAGTAGACTGGCTACCGAGGTGAACCAGCTACAAGAAAAGGCCAAGATCTTTCATGGACTCAAAACTGGATTGGATCGTGTTGAAAGGGAATTAAGCAAATTGGATCAAGAACGAAAAGACTTAGCCAACATCCCACAAGAGATTGAAAGACTAGAAAAAAGACAAAGAAAATTAAAGGAAATCGTTGAAAAGAAACCCGATATAATAGACCTGGAAAACGCGGAAAAAAGTCTGAAAGACCTCAACAATCGGCTCAAAAAACTTGTTCAGGAGAGAGACAAGATTCACGCAGATCTGAAGAAGAAGAAAGAGCTTGAGCGTTTTCACATTGAGTATGAGAAATACAAAAAGAATTACGACGAGTTGAAACATATCCACGAGGACTTCATTTCTACAAGCAGGTCACTGAGCGATAAGAGGAAGTCTTTGAACGAGATCGAAACGAAACTAAGGGCTTTGCCGGTCACCAGGAAAATTGATGAGATTCAGAAGGAGATCGAGGAGATAAGCCAGAAAATTAACGATCTCAACACGAATATGGGAGCAATCAATTCAGAATTGGACCAAATAGGGAAAAGCATGAACGCCCTAATTTCGGCAAAGGAGGACAAATGTCCAGTCTGTGGAGGGCCCTTGGACGAACTCCATAAGAAACAACTCCTTGAACAATACAATAGCAGGGAGAAGGAACTTAAGGAGAGATTAAAAGGACTAAAGGAAATTCAAGACTCGCTTCAAGAGAGAATGAGAAGACTTAATCTTGAGTTGAAGAACGCTCAAAATAATCAGAGTAAGGCTGAGAATTATAAGGAACAAATCAGTAACCTATCACGAGAGATCTCTGAACTACAAGAAAAAGTTAATCGTCTCCAAAGCTTGGAGGAAAAATATCGGGAAGCTTCAGACAAACTAAAGGAACTGGATTCGTCTGAGAGGGAATATCTCAGTCTCCTTGGAGTAAATGAAGAGGAGTTGGACAGGAGGGAAGAGGAGATAGCTACAATTAACCATGAGATTGAGGAGGTATCCGCGAAGATTCAACAACTCTCTTCGAGATTGGGAGGTCTAACTAGGGAGGACATCGGCAAAGCGGAGAAAGAGCTCAGGGACTTGGAATGGGCGTTATCCGAACTTATAAGGAAGAAAGGTAGGGTTGAGCAAATCTCTGAACGAATTGAGAGTCTACTTAAACAAAGAGACGAGTTAAGAAAGGAGATTGAAGATCTCAGTTTCGATCAATTGGAGCTGGATAGGAAACGGAAAGACCGCGATGCTCTTAGGGTTCAAATAGAGACTCTCCAGAGAGATATTGGTGAGAAGAGAGGGAAATTACATGAGATCATAGAAAGGAGAAAGCAACTGGAGAGTGAAATCACTGAGTTAACGGAAAAAGTTAAGCAAGTTCAAGATTTGTCGAGGGCCAAGGAGAGACTTGAAAAGCTTCGCAGGATTCTGTCCGAAGGAGGTCTTCAGTCCTACCTTATTTCCACATTGAAGGGAAGAATTGAGAACAATTTGAACGACATCATGTCGATGTTTAATATGTCCTTTGCCAGGGTGATCCTTACCTTTCAAGAGAGTAGGTCGCTATCAGGAAAGATTGATATACAGGCCCTGGATCAGAATGGCCAAAGTCTTCCCATAGGCATGTTAAGCGGAGGAGAGAAAATAGCGATAGCTCTAGGTCTTAGACTGGCAATAGCGAGGTCTCTGATGGGCAGCTTAGGCTTCATGATATTGGACGAGCCCACTATACATTTGGACTCACAAAGGAGAGCGGAGTTACTATCTGTGATCCAAGAGTCCATGAGGGTAGTACCCCAAATAATCGTGGTGACCCACGATGAGGAGGTTCTACGAATAGCTGAATATGTAATTAGAGTAGAGAAGGTTGGTGGAAAGAGCGAAGTAATAGAGGGTGTGAACCAATGA
- a CDS encoding NAD(P)H-hydrate dehydratase: MISSSQMRALEINSEVFGVSTLQLMENAGRSVVEEIEKIMSVDDAKAVIFVGHGGKGGDGLVVARHLSDMGASVEVVTLGEIKHKDAIANFNAIEDMDYSIKLTKFDYNMKSLTADILVDAMLGTGVKGIIREPFASAISLFNSSKGFKVSIDVPSGIDPDSGDVLGDHVRPDLVVTFHDVKPGLLKHDFKVVVKKIGIPKEATVYVGPGDLLVNVKPREMRSRKGAGGRVLVVGGSATFSGAPALSALASLRTGADLVYVASPERTAEAISSYSPDLIALKLTGRNFNEANLKELENWIEKVNAVVFGPGLGLAEETLKATRPFVEMVMKMGKPLVLDADGLKIMKGSRLARNVVITPHPGEFKIFFGEDPREKERDRIQQVIEKAKECNCVVLLKGYMDVISNGESFKINKTGNPGMTAGGTGDTLTGIVATFLAQGIDPFMSAGLGAMVNGLAGTLAYKELGPHLTASDVISRIPKVLNDPINSFKEKIYKRVIIS; encoded by the coding sequence ATGATATCTTCGTCTCAGATGAGAGCACTTGAGATTAATTCGGAGGTCTTCGGAGTATCTACTCTCCAGCTGATGGAAAACGCAGGAAGATCAGTGGTAGAGGAAATAGAGAAGATAATGAGTGTGGACGATGCAAAAGCCGTAATTTTTGTGGGTCATGGAGGCAAAGGGGGAGATGGTCTAGTCGTTGCACGCCATCTCTCAGACATGGGTGCCTCGGTTGAGGTCGTAACTCTCGGTGAAATCAAACATAAAGATGCGATAGCCAATTTCAACGCAATAGAGGATATGGATTATTCAATAAAACTGACTAAATTTGACTATAACATGAAATCGTTAACTGCGGATATTTTAGTCGATGCGATGCTCGGGACAGGTGTGAAGGGAATAATTCGGGAACCTTTCGCCTCGGCGATTTCATTGTTCAACTCTTCCAAAGGGTTCAAGGTCTCCATAGATGTTCCATCGGGAATCGATCCCGACTCTGGAGATGTCTTAGGTGACCATGTTCGTCCCGATCTAGTGGTTACTTTTCATGACGTCAAGCCAGGTCTGCTTAAGCATGACTTCAAGGTAGTTGTGAAAAAGATAGGAATACCCAAGGAGGCTACAGTTTACGTTGGCCCAGGGGATCTGCTCGTTAATGTTAAGCCCAGGGAGATGAGGAGTAGAAAGGGCGCAGGGGGAAGGGTCTTAGTAGTGGGAGGTAGCGCTACTTTCTCTGGAGCTCCGGCTTTGTCCGCTCTCGCTAGCCTAAGGACTGGAGCAGACCTCGTTTACGTAGCCTCACCAGAGAGGACAGCGGAGGCTATATCATCCTATTCGCCAGATTTGATAGCTCTTAAGTTAACGGGGAGAAACTTTAATGAGGCCAACCTCAAGGAGTTGGAGAACTGGATAGAGAAAGTAAACGCGGTGGTCTTTGGACCAGGTCTAGGCTTAGCTGAGGAGACTCTGAAAGCTACCCGACCCTTCGTTGAAATGGTAATGAAAATGGGAAAACCCTTGGTTCTAGATGCAGATGGGCTCAAGATAATGAAAGGCTCTCGTCTAGCTAGGAATGTAGTGATTACACCTCATCCAGGAGAGTTCAAGATCTTCTTTGGGGAGGACCCAAGGGAGAAAGAGAGAGATAGAATCCAACAAGTGATTGAAAAGGCCAAAGAGTGCAACTGCGTAGTTCTCCTTAAGGGTTACATGGACGTGATAAGCAATGGAGAGTCCTTCAAGATAAATAAGACGGGGAACCCTGGAATGACTGCAGGTGGTACGGGCGACACATTAACGGGAATTGTGGCCACCTTTCTCGCTCAGGGAATCGACCCCTTCATGTCTGCCGGGTTGGGAGCCATGGTGAACGGTTTGGCGGGCACGTTAGCATATAAGGAGTTGGGTCCTCACCTTACAGCGTCAGATGTTATCTCGAGGATACCCAAGGTTCTAAATGATCCAATTAACTCATTTAAGGAAAAAATATATAAGAGAGTTATAATTTCTTAA